The following coding sequences lie in one Benincasa hispida cultivar B227 chromosome 6, ASM972705v1, whole genome shotgun sequence genomic window:
- the LOC120079100 gene encoding uncharacterized protein LOC120079100: MPRRSGRRSKQTVDGSTDPTNREPEVERNSGVSKRKTREPINQKATSVGESSTPRARVDPQLEDRVFENLPKGTTDPVKAEIGLDQIEKCFNVMSCPEDRKVVSTRQNSSSALLWPEFRKAFEDKYYPSSFREAKKDEFLRLVQGTLTVTEYEQKFTKLPQYALPIIAEENDRCRRFENVLRKEIRTPVTSTANWLDFNQLVEIAIRVEQSLVDDEQVQKDRAMSVGPRDRGFQPPVSGQSSMGKSRGVDWQKAKRKRSQPSASVASQPGVARLVSQSPAQTGSPCARTVVTSQTVNQPRGVGNREEGSNGAKLKGSAYVLFDPGATHSFVSSIFASHLDRLPEGMSEDLYISTPIGDVVVVSDWYRSCDVLFEGQDFCVDLIPLDLLEFDSILGMDFMGKYHATIDCYKREVAFRKPGKQEDEKLKPEEVPVVQEFLDVFPEKLSGLPPDRDLEFVIDLIPGMASILYASYRMAPAELKELKVQLQELVDKGYVRPNVSSWGAPVLFEKKKYGSFRLCIDYRQLNKVTIRNKYPLPRIDDLFVQLKGAAVFFKVDLRSKVPSAESEKDGCL, from the exons ATGCCGAGAAGAAGTGGTAGGCGAAGCAAACAGACGGTGGATGGGAGTACTGACCCTACCAACCGTGAACCTGAGGTTGAGAGGAACTCAGGGGTGAGTAAAAGAAAGACTAGAGAACCTATAAATCAGAAGGCGACGTCTGTGGGAGAGTCGAGTACTCCTCGAGCCAGAGTAGATCCTCAGCTAGAGGATAGGGTGTTTGAAAATTTGCCCAAA GGAACTACTGACCCTGTAAAGGCGGAAATAGGGTTGGACCAAATAGAGAAATGTTTCAATGTGATGAGCTGTCCAGAAGACCGTAAG GTAGTATCCACTAGGCAGAATAGTTCAAGTGCTTTGTTGTGGCCTGAATTTAGGAAGGCTTTTGAAGACAAATATTATCCTAGTTCTTTTCGAGAGGCGAAAAAAGATGAGTTCCTTAGGTTGGTTCAAGGAACATTGACAGTGACAGAGTATGAACAGAAGTTCACTAAACTACCACAGTATGCTCTTCCAATTATAGCGGAAGAAAATGACCGGTGTAGAAGGTTTGAGAATGTGTTGAGAAAGGAGATTAGAACTCCAGTAACTTCTACAGCTAACTGGCTGGACTTTAACCAGCTAGTGGAGATCGCTATTCGAGTTGAGCAGAGTTTGGTAGATGATGAACAAGTACAGAAAGACCGAGCTATGTCTGTAGGGCCAAGAGATAGAGGATTCCAACCCCCAGTTTCAGGGCAGTCAAGTATGGGTAAGTCCAGAGGCGTGGATTGGCAGAAGGCCAAGAGGAAGAGATCCCAACCCTCGGCTAGTGTAGCTAGTCAGCCAGGCGTAGCACGTCTGGTGAGTCAGTCACCAGCACAGACCGGAAGCCCTTGTGCTAGAACTGTG GTGACGTCTCAGACTGTTAACCAGCCGAGAGGTGTTGGGAACAGAGAAGAAGGATCAAATGGTGCAAAGCTGAAGGGT TctgcttatgttttatttgatcctggtgccaCACATTCCTTTGTATCTAGCATATTTGCATCACATTTAGATAGGTTGCCTGAGGGTATGTCAGAGGATTTGTATATCTCTACTCCTATAGGAGATGTAGTAGTAGTAAGCGATTGGTATAGAAGTTGTGATGTGTTGTTTGAAGGCCAGGATTTCTGTGTTGACTTAATTCCCTTAGACTTGCTAGAGTTTGACTCAATTCTGGGAATGGATTTTATGGGTAAGTATCATGCTACTATTGATTGCTATAAAAGGGAGGTGGCCTTCAGAAAACCAGGTAAGCAGGAA GATGAAAAGTTGAAACCTGAAGAAGTACCAGTAGTTCAAGAGTTTCTAGATGTATTCCCTGAAAAGTTGTCAGGCTTGCCACCTGATAGGGATTTAGAATTCGTTATTGACCTAATTCCAGGCATGGCCTCTATTTTATACGCTTCGTATAGAATGGCGCCTGCTGAATTAAAGGAACTGAAGGTGCAGTTACAAGAATTGGTTGATAAGGGTTATGTTAGACCCAATGTATCGTCCTGGGGAGCTCCAGTTCTatttgaaaagaagaaatatggTTCTTTCAGACTGTGTATCGATTATAGGCAGTTAAATAAGGTAACGATTAGGAACAAATATCCATTACCACGTATTGATGATCTCTTTGTTCAGTTGAAGGGAGCTGCAGTATTTTTTAAGGTAGATCTGAGATCGAAGGTACCATCAGCTGAAAGTGAAAAAGATGGATGTCTCTAA